Below is a genomic region from Tripterygium wilfordii isolate XIE 37 chromosome 12, ASM1340144v1, whole genome shotgun sequence.
TACCCTTGGGTCATTATGTGATCACTAAGTCATTTTCCATTTCGAGTTTGTTAGATTCTCATAAATCTATACACATACAGACACATACCTCTCCTTGGGGACCTTTATTGCAGCCACTCTGTTACTTCCCAATAAGCCCACTTTTTGGGCCAGTTGGCTTTTGGTGTGAGGCATAGCTGTTACTTCGTCTGGAATCTGGAAACATATAATAAATGATGTGATTTCACTGATGTGGTCTTTTGTCTGCCTAAATTAGTCCAATATGTCCTATTCCCTTGTATGGTTCTAGAGATGCCAGTAAATTATTTCAGTTGTTAGCTCTATATTTTTCTTtcgtttttcttttcctctttgtAAGGGATTAATTCGTAGCTTTTGATATCATTTTCAGAGTCGCTGTTGGTATTGGCGTATTGGAAATCCTAAATTCTGTTGAGGGCCCAAAGAGGGTAGCTCATTCAAATGGAGCAGTACGAAATTCTGGAGCAGATTGGAAAGGGTTCATTTGGTTCTGCCTTCCTTGTGAGACATAAACACGAAAACAAGAAGTGAGGGCAGTTCTACCTTTCCCATATGTGTTACATTTTGCCTTTTTCACGTGGGAAAATTGTTGACTTTTACAATTAAACATTGTAAGGTTATGTGATTGGTGCCTACCATCTGCCTATGTTAGCTGATGAATTGGTCTCTTTACTTTTTAGGTatgtcttaaaaaaaattcgTCTTGCTCGGCAAACGGATAGGAGCCGCAGATCAGCCTACCTGGAGGTTAGTGTTTCATGTGTGATTCTTCTCATGCAATGCATGATGGGAAATAGAAGTTCGAAATCTTTGGCATTTCAAGCGTTCATATAAATGTGTGCCgaacattttatttttatgggttcaCTTCTTGCTACTCTCATTGTCCTAAGACTACTGGTCTTCTCAAATTTCAGCAACTAATTTTTgtctaaattattttttctgCAGAAGGAGCTTATTTCAAAAGTACATAATCCATTTATAGTGGAGTACAAGGATTCTTGGGTAGAAAAGGTAAGTGAAATTCTCTTATTCTGTCGCTTTTGTTGTCTCAGGACGTATGATGCTTTCTTTAAGTTTCAACGAGCGCTTGCTGCATATAGTTACAAAATTCTAATTGTGGGATtcaaatattttcaattttttgttttatttttggatTTCTATTGCCCTGTTGAAGCCCTAAAGAATAGTCATTTGGTATTCGGAATTATGAGGAACCTCTTATGGCATGAATGAGAATTTGATGGCTTTGTTTTCAGGGTTGTTATGTGTGCATTGTCATAGGATACTGCGAAGGAGGAGATATGTAAGTTTTTTTATAGGAATTATTATTTGTGAAATGTTATAAAATGTTTCGAACATCAATCATCCTTGCTGTCAAGAGGTTTTTTAAACAGTGTCTGATATGCAGGGCAGCATCTACTAAGAGAGCCAATGGAATTCATTTTCCTGAAGAGGTTGTTACTCCTGCTACAAAGTGTTGGGTCGCTGATGTTTAGTTTTTAATTGGCCATCTTAAAGACTTGCATTACTACTGTAGTCTTAACTGTTAATTGAATGTATGAGCAGAAACTTTGTAAGTGGCTAGTTCAACTCTTGATGGCACTTGAGTACTTGCACGAAAACCATATTCTTCATCGGGATGTCAAGGTCTGTCTCATTAGTGGACGTGACTAATGTACTTTAAGCACCTTCTTCCTTTGCAAGTCTGTTTTTCACTAATGGTGTTCCAAATTTTCTCAGtgttcaaatatatttttgacaaaaGATCAAGACATACGGCTAGGTAATTGTCCCCTATACAAATGCTAATGATTGACCAATCATTTAATATGTCATAGTTCTTGCAGTCTGTTATACCCATACTTCACCTGTTGCAGGTGATTTTGGTCTGGCCAAAATGCTCACTTCGGATGATCTTGCTTCCTCTGTAAGTCATATAGCTATCAATTGGTTACTCTTCAATATGTTTCTATCTGTTTGGTCAAGTTACACTCTGCGCTCCATATACAGGTTGTTGGAACTCCAAGTTATATGTGTCCCGAGCTTCTTGCTGATATACCATATGGTTCCAAGTCAGATATTTGGTCTTTAGGTAAACTATTTATTCTGTTGTTATTTCCCTAACTTAGTCTGGATTCActtattttctcatttttttttttatatacttGATGCCATGGGGTTTTTCAGGATGCTGTATATATGAAATGGCTGCTCACACTCCTGCATTTAAAGCCTTTGTAAGTTTCTCTTTGGTACTTTGTGTTGGAACTCATAAATGATAAGATGTTGTCATTGTCCATGGTGAATTTCATCATCAATTCATGTGTGATATTCTTTTGGGGTGAATAGTTCAAACGACGTTTGGAGTTATTAGAATCAACAAAGACTGGTTCAAGACTTTGATTTAATGTTTATGACAATATGTCTAGCCACATGTGGTGTATATTTGCTTCAATCCCACTTAAATTGTGCTCCTATCTTCTTGGCAGATAGACTAATAGTTATTCGCTGTTTCTCTATTCTTTCTCATCAGGATATACGAGCGCTgattaacaaaataaataagtccATTGTGGCTCCTCTTCCAACCATGTACTCTGGTGCATTGTGAGTCCACTCCTCTCACAACTCATAAATATAATTTCACTTCTATCATTTGAAGTCAGTGAATATAATCTTGATGATTGCAATAGGAGGTTATGTTATCTTTGCTACGATTATCTCATTTATACCAGTCTTTGGATTTCATATTTACAAGTTCCAAGTTGTTTTGCGTTTTGTTGATTTGTATATGTATCTCGTTGACAATGTTGCCCTTCAACTTTTCCCCTGTTTGATCCAGTCGAGGGCTTGTTAAAAGCATGTTGCGGAAAAATCCTGAACTAAGACCAAGCGTATGTCGTTCTTTCATTCCATCTCCATTTATTTAACCGTTATTTCTATTATGCAATGACTTGAGAATTGTTATTGAAATTATACGAAGCATGTGATTGGTTACTTTTATCAGCAGTTCTGATAAGTTTAAAGGTCGAATTCATACTTGACCAGATTGAATATCTCTCTGGTTTCACATTATTATTTACATATCATTTTGTGCGACATTGAAACAAAATCTGTTTTGCTAGGCTGCGGATTTGTTAGGCCATCCTCACCTTCAAACTTATGTTCTTAAGATTCATCTAAAGTTGAATAGGCCTAGAAGAAATTCTTACCCAGTTGAATGGACTGATTGTAACTACatcaagaaaactaaaatcTTTGAGGCTGAATTTTACGAGAGGGACAAAAGACATTCATTCAGGAATGACCGGACTTTGAATCCAAGTGTATCAGGAACTGAAGAGGACTCGTCGTGTTCCACACAAAGAGGACTTGAATCTCCAAGTTATTTGAATCAGAAGTTTGTGGGATTATCTGTTGGCTTAGTATATGACGAGATTGGTACTGAGCCAAATGCTAAAAGATTTTCAAGCGttgcaagaacaccaaaatgTACACCGGCAAAAGTATCTACAAATCCAAAGAGACAGGGCACACCATCAAAGGTATCCTATAATGGTTCACCAGTTAATATGGTACATTTATATTTTCTAAATGATAGTGACCTCCATTGATTGGTTATTGAGGGTTGAGATTGCTGGTTAACATCCTCATCATGACCTGAatccctctttctctctgtctGAGATTTTCTATTCTGGAGAGTTTCGAGTCCTGTAAGATATTTATTTTGGACTTGGCTTGTGaattttggtttcttttggcaTGATCAAATGGGTAGGAGTCGTATGGATGTTATTTCTTATTTGAATGGTGCATGTTCATGAGAATGCTGGTTACAATAGAGAGGTTCTCGATCGTGCCTTCGGTTGTTGGTTTGCAAATAATCATTGTATTTTCACGTAAACTTCTCAGTTCTCACAGTTCAATTATTTAGAGGTGCAGTCGCTAATCACTGTTCACATTTTCTTGTTAACAGCTTCCAGAGTCACATACTCCTGCAAGCAGATCTTCCAACCTGACGCGAAGGGTGTCTCTTCCATTTACGTCAGGAACTGCAGCCTTAGGCACCCCGTATAAATCAAATGTTGGCCTTCTTCACTCAGTGGAATCATCAGATATCTCTGTCAATGCCCCACAAATTGCCAAGATTGCTGAATTCCCTTTAGCCTCTTCAGAAGACCCCCTTCATCCTGTCAGTGGAATATCATCAACTTCAGTGCAATGTTCTTCCACACCTGACTATGCTAACCGCACCATCACAAAAGACAAATGCACAATCCAGATTCTTGACAGAGTTGTTACCAGGCCAAACTTCAATGATGGTAGCCACGGAGTAACAAGAAATGGAAACAAACGCTCGGAGCGTAA
It encodes:
- the LOC120010872 gene encoding serine/threonine-protein kinase Nek2-like, giving the protein MEQYEILEQIGKGSFGSAFLVRHKHENKKYVLKKIRLARQTDRSRRSAYLEKELISKVHNPFIVEYKDSWVEKGCYVCIVIGYCEGGDMAASTKRANGIHFPEEKLCKWLVQLLMALEYLHENHILHRDVKCSNIFLTKDQDIRLGDFGLAKMLTSDDLASSVVGTPSYMCPELLADIPYGSKSDIWSLGCCIYEMAAHTPAFKAFDIRALINKINKSIVAPLPTMYSGAFRGLVKSMLRKNPELRPSAADLLGHPHLQTYVLKIHLKLNRPRRNSYPVEWTDCNYIKKTKIFEAEFYERDKRHSFRNDRTLNPSVSGTEEDSSCSTQRGLESPSYLNQKFVGLSVGLVYDEIGTEPNAKRFSSVARTPKCTPAKVSTNPKRQGTPSKLPESHTPASRSSNLTRRVSLPFTSGTAALGTPYKSNVGLLHSVESSDISVNAPQIAKIAEFPLASSEDPLHPVSGISSTSVQCSSTPDYANRTITKDKCTIQILDRVVTRPNFNDGSHGVTRNGNKRSERNPTTVISSYSSSEPQQRRFDTSSHQQRAEALEGLLEFSAVLLQQERFEELGVLLKPFGPEKVSPRETAIWLAKSFKETACS